A DNA window from Bos javanicus breed banteng chromosome 10, ARS-OSU_banteng_1.0, whole genome shotgun sequence contains the following coding sequences:
- the LOC133255505 gene encoding uncharacterized protein LOC133255505 — protein MEMHVRSSLVVLWLHFCCVSGKNQVEQSPPSLVVLEGENCTFQCNFTASPFNNLRWYTQDAGRGLVSLITMTYSDNKKSNGRYTATVDATAKHSSLHITAAQLSDPAFYICVVGARCSPGTHTLYTNLHLEVVKEHFLKCWVSSQYKLDQSPSFLSIQERTHADLNCTYQKKTFYNFVWFKQEPGKGLVSLSLIQPSQKEEADKDFKELLGKQKVYSVLRISASHSGDSAIYFWALHHSALQAPAACPTTASCAS, from the exons ATGGAGATGCATGTGAGATCCTCCCTGGTGGTTTTGTGGCTTCATTTTTGTT GCGTGAGTGGCAAAAACCAAGTGGAACAGAGTCCtccatccctggtggtcctggaGGGAGAGAATTGCACATTTCAATGCAATTTTACAGCGAGCCCCTTTAACAACCTAAGGTGGTACACACAGGACGCTGGGAGAGGTCTTGTTTCCCTGATAACCATGACTTACAGTGACAACAAAAAGTCAAATGGACGGTACACAGCGACTGTGGATGCAACTGCCAAGCATAGCTCCCTGCACATCACAGCTGCCCAGCTCAGCGATCCAGCCTTCTACATCTGTGTGGTGGGTGCACGATGCTCCCCAGGCACTCACACTCTGTACACAAACCTGCACCTGGAGGTTGTCAAGGAGCATTTTTTGAAATGTT GGGTGAGCAGCCAATATAAATTGGACCAGAGTCCTTCATTCCTGAGTATCCAGGAGAGAACACATGCCGATCTTAATTGTACttatcaaaagaaaacattttacaacTTCGTTTGGTTTAAGCAGGAGCCTGGGAAAGGACttgtatctttgtctttaattcaaCCAAGCCAGAAAGAGGAGgcagacaaagattttaaagaacTCCTGGGAAAACAGAAGGTTTACAGTGTTTTGCGTATCTCAGCCTCCCACTCTGGAGACTCAGCTATCTACTTTTGGGCTTTGCATCACAGCGCTCTCCAAGCACCTGCAGCCTGTCCCACAACTGCCAGCTGCGCCTCTTGA